CTAACCCGGCTTCGGCCAGTCGGCACAGAACAGTCGCAGAAAGGTCCCTCGAAATGAATCGTCGCCAGCGTCGCAATACCGGGCAGCGTGGTCATACCGCGACCGGCCGGTTGTGTCGGGCCGTGGCCGGTGCGGCAGCGGCGTTGGCGCTCGCGCTGACGCCCTTGGCGAGCGCGCCGTCGGCCCAGGCGGATTTCGACTTCTTCGACATCGGAAGCTGGTTCGACCTGTCGGACATCAGTCCGGTCGGCGTGGATTCGGCCGACATCGGCGTGGCCAGTTTCGATCCGACCGATATCGGCCCGGTCGACTTCAATGCGTTCGATCCGGCCGACTGGGCGCAGCTCTACCAGGACGGCTTCTACCTCCCGATCCATGACGCGCTGGAGAGCTACCTGCACAACGCGGGTAATCAGCTGGTGATCGACTTGATCAACACGCCGTGGGTGCTGATGTTCGGCCGGGATCTGATCGGCGACGGTATCGATGGCTTCAACGGAACCAACAACTCGCTCTTCGGCTGGCTGGGTCTGGGAGACCTCGGTGACGGCGGGTTCCTGTTCGGCGACGGTGGCACCGGTGCGGCCGGCGTGGCCGGGGTCGACGGCGGCATGGGAGGCGCCGGCGGCGATGCGGGCCTGTTCGGTAACGGTGGTGCCGGCGGTCAGGGGGCCGCGGCCTACCTGGGGGCTGACGGCACGGTGGTCGAGGCCGGCGCCGGCGGCCAGGGCGGCTCGGGTGGCCTGTGGTTCGGCGACGGCGGGATCGGCGGCCAGGGCGGTACCGGCTTCTACGACACCCTGGAAGGCTCGAAGCTGGTGGCGCACGACGGTGGCGAGGGTGGTTCCGGCGGCGACGCCCTGGCCGGTTGGGGCTTCGGCGGAGCCGGCGGCCGTGGCGGTTCCGGCTGGGCCGGCACCAACGGTTCGGAGGTGACTGCTCTCAACGGCGGTGACGCCGGCGACGGCGGGGTCGGTGGTAAGGCCGGATGGTTCCTGGGCATCAGCGGTGACGGCGGCGACGGCGGTGTCGGGGGAGGCGGAGCGGCCGGCGCCGCGGGCACGGCTTCCCAGCCCATGGGCGGCAACGGCGGCAACGGCGGCGACGGTGGTCGGGGCGGAGCGGCCGGCGCCAACATCGCCTGGGTCGGCGGGTCCGGTCAGGCCGGCGGGGACGGCGACGGCGGCGCCGGTGGCGCGGGCGGTGCGGGCCTGAACAACCCGCTCGGCATCGGGGGCCGCGGTGGCGACGGCGGTTCGGGCGGGGCAGCGGGCCACGGCACCACCGGTGGCCACGGCGGTGCCGGAGGCGTCGGCGGTGACGGGGGCAACGGCCTGACCGGCGCCAACGGCGGCCGCGGCGGCAACGGCGGCTCGGCGACCAACCTGGTGGGCAGCATCGGTGGAGCCGGTGCTGCCGGCGGGGACGGTGGCAACGGCATCATCGGTCCCGGCGGCGACGGCGGGCACGGCGGCAACGGCGGAGCCACCGACGGCGCACCCGGTGGCGCGGGCCAGCCCGGTGAACCCAATGACGGCGGGACGGGCGGCGCCGGCGGTGCCGGCGGCGCACCGGGCGATCCTGCCTAGCGCCGCCGTATGATGCCGGCCGGCGAGGAGGTGTCGGCGTGAGCACAGCGATCGTGGTCGGCGGTGGGCCCAATGGGCTGGCCGCCGCCGTGACCCTTGCCCAGCACGGGGTCGACGTCACTGTGCTCGAGGCCGCCGATGAAGTCGGTGGCGGCACCCGCAGCAGCGAGGCGATCCTGCCGGGTCTGCTGCACGATGACTGCTCGGCTATTCACCCGATGGCGGTGGGCTCCCCGTTCCTGTCCGGGCTCGATCCGGACCGCTACGGGTTGCAGTGGCGCTGGCCGCAGGTCGACTGTGCGCATCCCCTCGACGACGGCAGCGCCGGAGTGCTGTATCAGTCGGTCGAGCGGACCGCGGCCGGCCTGGGTCGCGACGGCGGCCGCTGGCGACGACTGTTCGACCGTCCGGTCGCCCGGTTCGATGCGCTCAACACCGACATCATGGGCCCGTTGCTGCGGGTGCCGCACCATCCGGTGACCCTGGCCCGGTTCGGCGCCCCCACGGCACTGCCCGCCTCGGCACTGGCCCGCTGGTTCAGCACCCCCCAGGCGCGCGCACTGTTCATCGGTGTTGCCGCGCACGCGTTTCGGCCGCTGCACTATCCGATGACCTCGGCGATCGGGTTGGGCATCCTCACCGCGGGGCACCGGCACGGCTGGGCGGTCGCCGCGGGGGGATCACAGGCGATCGCCGGGGCGATGGTCGCCGCCCTGACAGAACTGGGTGGCACCATCGAAACCGGAGTGCGGGTGGGGTCCGAATCCCAGCTGCCTCCCGCCGACGTGACGCTGTTCGACCTGGCCCCGGACGCCGTCGCACGGATCCTCGGCGACCGGTTGCCGCGCCGGGTGGCCCGGGCCTACCACCGGTTCCGGCGGGGCCCGGGTGCGTTCAAAGTCGACTTCGCCGTCGAGGGCGGTGTGCCGTGGACCAACGCCGATTCCAGGCTCGCCGGCACCGTGCATGTGGCCGGCACGCACCATGAGCTGGCCGCCACCGAACGCGACGTCCACGCCGGACGGATGCCCGAGCGGCCGTTCGTCCTGGTGGGTCAGCAGTATCTGGCCGACCCGCAACGGTCCGTCGGCGATGTGCACCCGGTGTGGACCTACGCTCATGTGCCCAACGGCTACACAGGTGACGCCACCGCGGCGATCATCGCCCAGATCGAGCGGTTCGCACCGGGTTTCCGCGACCGCATCGTCGGCCACCGAGTGCGCAGCACCAGCGAGATGTCTGTCTACAACCCAAATTTCGTGGGTGGCGACATTATGACCGGTGCAAAAGACTTCCGTCAGTTGACTTTTGGGCCACGCATCACGCTCTCGCCGTACAGCACGGGAATTCCCGGCACCTACATCTGCTCGGCGGCCACCCCGCCAGGGCCGGGAGCGCATGGCATGTGCGGGGCCAACGCCGCGCGTCTGGCGCTGCGGCACTTGTAGCGATGACTCCGGCCGCAGGCGGCCGGCACTGCCGTCTGCATCGCCGCGCTGCAGTGTGAGCAGGTTGTGACATGTACGCAACGGCACGGCGTTGGCGCCGAAACATCCACTGCGCATTGTATGTACAGCTTGGTCAATTACTTCGGTGAGCATCGTCGGCGAGGAGGTCGGGACTTGGACCGTTTTCCGATTATGGGGGTGCCGGACACCGGCGATACCGCCTGGATGCTGATCTGTGCCGCACTGGTGCTGCTGATGACACCCGGTCTGGCGTTCTTTTACGGCGGCATGGTGCGCGCGAAAAGCGTGCTGAACATGATCATGATGAGCGTCAGCGCCATGGGTGTGGTGACGGTACTGTGGGCGCTCTACGGCTTTTCGCTGGCTTTCGGCGATGACGTCGGCAACCTGGCGGGTAACCCGACCGACTATTGGGGGCTGAAGGGCCTGATCGGGGTCAACGCGGTAGCCGCCGATCCGGGCAGCGGTGCGCCGGCCGTCGAGATTCCCATGGTCGGCTCGGTGCCGCTCATCGTCTTCGTGGCGTTTCAGCTGATGTTCGCCATCATCACGGTCGCGTTGATCTCGGGAGCGGTGGCTGACCGGCTGAGGTTCGGCAGCTGGCTGTTGTTCGCCGCACTGTGGGTGAGTGTCGTGTATTTCCCAGTTGCCCACTGGGTCTTCGCATTCGACGAGACGACCGCGGCACACGGCGGCTGGATCGCCAACAAACTCCATGCCATCGACTTCGCGGGCGGAACCGCGGTGCACATCAACGCGGGCACCGCGGCCCTGGTGTTGGCGGTCATCCTGGGCAGACGCCACGGCTGGCCCGGGGCGATGCGCCCGCACAACCTTCCGTTGGTGATGCTCGGTGCCGCCCTGCTCTGGTTCGGCTGGTACGGCTTCAACGCCGGATCGGCGGTCAGCGCCAACGGTCTCGCCGGCTCGACCTTCATCACCACCACGATCGCGGCCGCCGCCGGGATGCTCGGCTGGCTGTTCGCCGAGCGGGTCCGGGACGGACACGCCACCTCACTGGGTGCGGCGTCGGGAATCGTGGCCGGACTGGTGGCGATCACACCGGCTTGCGCGGCGGTCAACGTCGTCGGCGCGCTGGCCGTCGGCGCCCTTGCCGGTATCGCCTGTGCACTGGCAGTCGGCTTGAAATACCGCTTGGGCTTTGATGATTCACTTGACGTCGTCGGGGTGCACCTGATCGGAGGACTCGTCGGCACCTTGTCGGTGGGATTCTTGGCAGCGCCGGAGACCGCGGCCATCGCCGGAGTATCCGGGGTGTCCCCGGGTCTGTTCTACGGCGGCGGTGGGCATCAGCTGTGGTGTCAGACGGTCGGTGCGGTGAGCGTCGCGGCCTATTCGGCCATCGGAACGGCTGTGATCGCCTTGGCGCTCAAGTACACCGTCGGGCTGCGGCTGGCCGCCGAGGACGAAGCCGCCGGCATCGATGAAGCCCAGCACGCCGAAGGCGGCTACGACTTCGCGGTCGCGGGCAGCCCGGTACCCGCGCACTTCGCCGATGAGAGGAGGGGAAGGCATGAAGCTGATTACAGCGATCGTGAAACCGTTCACATTGGAGTCCGTCAAGACCGGATTGGAGCAGGCTGGAGTGCTGGGGATGACGGTCAGTGAGGTCCAGGGTTACGGGCGCCAGAAAGGGCATACCGAGGTCTATCGCGGGTCGGAGTACTCGGTCGATTTCGTGTCCAAGGTGCGGATCGAGGTTCTCGTCGACGACTTCGCGGCGGACAAGATCGTGGACATCATTGCGCGAGCGGCCCGAACGGGCAAGATCGGCGACGGCAAAGTATGGGTCAGCCCGGTGGAGACGGTGATGCGGGTGCGCACCGGTGAACGCGGGCCCGATGCCATATGAGATCCCGGACGAGCTGATCCACAGTGGGCTTCGATCATGTCCTACAGCACGGATCCGGTTGCGCAGACATACCGAACTGACTGCACGGCAATCAATTTGGCGCGAGCTCGGACAGAGCTTCGCTCGTGTACACCCGACCAGCTGGATTCGGCGGCCCTGCGTGAAGCGTGGCGGCGGCTGCACGAAACCTGGCTGACGGCCAAGGCCGCGGAGATCGGCGTGGCCGCCGCGAGTGGGTTTGCGATCGTCGCGACCGGTTCGCTGGGCCGGGACGAGTTATTGCCCTGCTCCGACTTGGATCTGTTGCTGCTGCACGACGACATGCCGGTCGAGACTGTGGAGCGGGTCGCCGAACTGTTGTGGTACCCGCTGTGGGATGCCAACGTTCGTCTCGACCACAGCGTGCGGACCGTGGCCGAGGCTCTGGAGGTCGCCGCTGCGAACATTCTCGCCGACCTCGGGCTGCTCGACGCACGCCACATCGTCGGGGACGAGCGGTTGTCTGTTCAGCTCCGCGACGGAGTGCGGCGAGAGTGGCGGTATGGAATCCATTCCCGCTACGACGAACTCGTCGAGACGGCACAGTCGCGATGGCAGCGTTGCGGTGAAATCGTGCATGCTGTCGAGCCCGACGTGAAAAGCGGGCGTGGCGGCCTGAGAGATGTTCAACTGCTCGCCGCGTTGTCCCTCGGCCATCTCACCGATGGCGTCACCGCCGGCGGACCGGGCGACCAGAGGGACGCGCTCAGTGGTGCCCACCGGACGCTGCTGGACGTCCGAACGGAGATCCATCGCAGCTCGGGCCGCGGCGATGACCTGCTGACGGCCCGGGATGCCGACGCCATCAGTGTCGCCCTGCGTTTCGGCGACAGCGGTGACCTGGTGCGCAGGCTGTCGGCAGCAGCGGACACGGTCAGCTGCCGCGTGGACGCCGTATTCGAGGCGGCGGGGGTGTGATTACGGGGGCGAAGACATTTTCCCAGCCGCAGTGGCGTCGGCCAGGAAGCCAATCGGCCATTTTATGATTGCCGGCGCGGATGCGTCGCGTCTCGAATTGTGGCCGGCCGATTCCGCGCAACTGGATGTGCTTTTTGTCGCGTGGTTGATCGTCGCAGCGGTAAATAGCGCGAGCGTCATGGGGGTGACGGCGCAATTCTTTATCCGGCCGTTTAGACGAGCAGGTCGTATTGCCGCCGGTGGTTTTATAACGCGCCGCTTGAATCGGCGTCCGGCACGGCTGGAAAGTGCCGGGTGGTCAGCGCACAGAAGACTGTGGTTTCCGGAACGGTAGTCAACTTGCCCGCACCGGGCGTCCCGTCGGCCTGCCGGTGTAGGCCGTCGCGACGCGCGACCCGGAAGTCGGGCACACGTGGCATGTGCCCTGGTCACACCGCGTATATCCGGCGATACGACGACGTCGCGCCGAGTCGGCAGCATGCCGATCTACCGCCCTACCAGGCCCGACGAGCTGCGGGAGATCAGCAAGCCAGGGGCAAGGCGGGTAACCTGTGCGCAGAGCGAAACACGGACGAAACGCCAGGATTGTGATGAGACGCTGCGCCAGGATATTGCCCGCACTGTTCGGCGGAGCCGGTATCGCCGTGGCGGTCGGAGTCAGCGGCGTCGGGGCTTTGCCGGTCGGCATCACCGGGTCGATCACCCCAGCTAGCGTCGTGGCGCCGCCGAGCGCGGCTCCTGTCGGCTCCCAGGCCTGCATCATCGGGCTCAACTGTGGCTGTATCCGCTACCGCACCTGTCCGGGGGATCGCCGGCGGCCGCCGGTACGCGCACCTGAGCCCCAGTTGGGCGGCGAGGTGCCCGTGGTGACCAGCGAGCACGGGGTCGCCCCGGCAGCTCTCACACGAACACCTGCTTGGGCATCACCGTCGGCTTGACGCCGTAGCGCGGCAACCCGGTGGTCCGCCCGGACGAGGCCATCGATCCCATCCCGGCCGGCACCGCGTGCATCGACGCGCCCTCTTCGGCCGCCGCGGTCCAGCCCGAGCCGGTAAGTGCCCCGGTGCTCGCCGCGGCGCCGGTCGTCGACCAGGTGGCCGGCACCGACAACCCGCCGATCATGGATGCCTGGCCCAGTCCCCCCAGCACCGGCGCAGCCCGGAAAGGCACCGCACCGGCCGGCTGCGCCGCTCCGGCCAGTACCGCCGGGGCGAACCCGCCCGCGATACCCTCGGCGCCGACGACGTCCGATGCCAGGGTGGCCGGGCCGGCCAGGGCCAGGGTGTGACCCAGCGACAGCGCGGTCGGGATCGCGGTACAGACAAACCACGCCGAAGTGTTCACGCCGCCATTGATGGCATTCGCGAACAATGGGGTGCCGAGAAAGAGGTCGACCGCGTCGATGAGCGTCGTTGCCGACGACGATGACGCCGTCAGCGGTGAGGTGAGCGATTGCAGCGCCCCCTGCAGGGTGGTCAGCGTCTGGGTCAGCCCCTGCTGGAGCCCGTCGGCGGAACCGGCGCTGGCGACCGCCGACCCGACCGGGTTGGTGGTCTGCGGTGCCGGGGTCATCGGGGACAACACCGCCGCGCTTGCCGACGAGCCGCTGTAGCCGAACATGGCCAGGGCGTCCTGCACCCACATCGCCATGTAGTGGGCTTCGGTGGCCAGGATTGCCGGGGTGTTCTGCCCCAGGAAATTCGTGGCCACGAGTGCCGCCAACTGGGCCCGGTTGGCAGCGATCACCGGCGGCGGCACCGTACCCGCGCGAGCGGACTCGAATGCGGCCGCCGAGGCCATCGCCTGCGAGCCGGCTTGTTGTGCGGCGGCCGAGGTGCTGTGCAGCCAGGCCAGATACGGCGCTACGGCGGTGGCCATCGCCGCCGACCCCGGCCCGGTCCACTGTTCGCCGCACAGCTCGGAGACCACCGCTTGAGCGGAGGCTTCCGCGGCTTCCAACTCCATGGCCAGGCTGCTCCAGGCCGACGCGGCCGAGATCAGCGGCCCGGAACCGGCTCCGCTGTACATCCACGCGGAGATGATCTCCGGGGGCAATGCTCCGAAATCGAACGCCATTTCGCTAACCCGCCTTCCTCTGAGCCGATGTTTCACATTCCGGTTTGTGACAACCTGCCGGGCGACGGCCGCTAAACGACCGCCGGCTTGGGCATCACGGTCGGTTTGGCGCCGTAGCGCGGCGCGCCGAATCCGGTGGCACCGCGCGCGGCCGCGGCCATCGCCGGCATCCCGGCGGGCACGAAGGCTGCGGCCGGGGCGGCGTGCGCCGGGCTCCAGCCCGCGCCGACCAGCCGGGTGGGGGCGGTGTCGGCCGCCAGGCCCGCGCCGGCCCAACTGGGCGGCACCGACAACTTGCCGACAGACGACGCCTGGGCCATAGCGCCCGCCACCGGCGCCCCGCCCGCCGCCCCTGCCAGCACCGTTCCACCGCCGAGGCCGGCGCCGGTCTCGGCGGATGCCAGGCCGCCGAGCTCGGCGGCTTCCTCGGGAAAGTCCAGAAGACCGCCACCGGCCAGGCCGAGCAGCGCCGAGCCGGCGGAGACCCAGTTACCCATCCCGATGTTGCCGATGTTGGCGGCGTTGCCGGACAGCAGCGAAGAACTACCATCGGTCGGCACACCGAGGATGTCGGTCAAGAACCCCTGGAACGCCGCGTCGAGCGCCGCCGTGGCCTGGTTGGTCTGCTCGGCGGTGGAGTAGGAGACGGCGTTCTGCCCGAGCACTTGCACAAGTTGCTGGTGAATGGCGGCCGCCTGGTCGCTGATCGACTGGTAGAGGTTGCCGTAGGTCGCGAACAGGGCCGCCTGCAGTTGGGATACCGGGTCGGTGCCGGCCGGGGCGATCATGGTGGTCGGGGCCAGCGCCGCGCCGCTCTCGGTGGCCAGCGCTTCGCCGATACCCGCGAGCTGGCCCGCGGCCGAGGTCATTGCTTCGGGGAGCGTTTTCACAAATGACATGTGTCCTCCTCGGAGGGAAATCGAACCAGAAATTCAGTGATCCGATGGGCTTGGCTGTCGATGTCGTGAAGCATTGCAGAATTGGAATGACCAAAGCGTTCGGTAACAGTTAGTTAGCGGCTGGGTGCGAATCTTTAACGAGAAACGACGGGCGGTGAAAGGTCTGAAACCGTTGTTTAACGGGCCGGAATCTCTGCATTAACTGTGCAATTTATCTAACCCCGCGGTCACAATTCGGACGCCGCCGATACCGCGGCGGTGGCCTCCGCGGCCGGGCGCGGTCTGGCCGGGGTCGCCTTCAACTGCCCGACAGTGGCCCGACCTATAGGCTGGCTGCGTGTTTGAATCGCTCTCCGACCGGTTGACCTCGGCCCTGCAGGGGCTGCGCAGCAAGGGCCGGCTCACCGACGCCGACATCGACGCCACCGCCCGGGAGATCCGGCTGGCACTGCTGGAAGCCGACGTGTCGCTGCCGGTGGTCCGGGAGTTCATCGGCCGGATCAAGGACCGCGCCAAGGGCGCCGAGGTCTCCGGTGCGCTCAACCCGGCCCAGCAGGTCGTCAAGATCGTCAACGAGGAACTCGTCGGCATCCTCGGCGGACAGACCCGGACCCTCGCGTTCGCCAAGACGCCGCCGACGGTCATCATGCTGGCCGGTCTGCAGGGCGCGGGTAAGACCACGCTGGCCGGCAAGCTGGCCACCTGGTTGCGCGGTCAGGGTCACACTCCGCTGCTGGTGGCCTGCGACCTGCAGCGCCCGGGCGCGGTCAACCAGTTGCAGGTCGTCGGCGAACGGGCCGGGGTCGCCGTGTTCGCGCCGCACCCGGGCACATCCGCGCAGGCGCACGAGGCCCAGATCAGCGTCGGTGACCCGGTCGCCGTCGCCGCCGCGGGCCTGGCCGAGGCCCGCGCAAAACACTTCGACGTCGTCGTCGTCGACACCGCCGGCCGGCTCGGCATCGACGAAGAGATGATGGCCCAGGCCGCCGCCATCCGCGACGCCGTCCAGCCCGACGAGGTGCTGTTCGTGCTGGACGCGATGATCGGCCAGGACGCGGTCACCACCGCCGACGCCTTCCGTGAGGGCGTCGGCTTCACCGGTGTGGTGCTGACCAAACTCGACGGCGACGCCCGCGGAGGTGCGGCGCTCTCGGTACGTGAAGTCACCGGCGCCCCGATCCTGTTCGCCTCCACCGGCGAGAAGCTGGAGGACTTCGACGTCTTCCATCCCGACCGGATGGCCAGTCGCATCCTGGGCATGGGCGACGTGCTGAGCCTGATCGAGCAGGCCGAGCAAGTCTTCGACGCGCAGAAGGCCGAGGAGGCGGCCGCCAAGATCGGCACCGGCGAACTCACCCTCGAAGATTTCCTTGAGCAGATGCTGGCGATCCGCAAGATGGGACCGATCGGCAACCTGCTGGGCATGCTGCCCGGCGCCGGCCAGATGAAGGACGCCCTGGCCGCCGTCGACGACAGTCAACTGGACCGGCTGCAGGCCATCATCCGCGGCATGACCCCGGCCGAGCGGGCCGATCCGAAGATCATCAACGCCTCGCGTCGGCTGCGCATCGCCAACGGTTCCGGGGTTGCCGTGTCGGAGGTCAACCAACTCGTCGACCGGTTCTTCGAGGCCCGCAAGATGATGTCGTCGATGATGGGTGGCATGGGCCTGCCCGGCATGGGCCGCAAGAGCGCCACCCGCAAAGCGGCGAAGAGCAAGGGCAAGAAGGGCGGCAAGAAGCGGGGCCCGACCCCGCCGAAGGTGCGCAGCCCGTTCGGTGCCATGCCGGCCGGTTTCCCGGACCTGTCGCAGATGCCCGAGGGCCTCAACGAGCTGCCCCCCGGGCTGGCCGATTTCGACCTGTCCAAGCTGAACTTTCCGGGACAGAAGTAGCTTGGCGCTTCACGTCTGCGGCCGCGGGCTGCCCGATGAGACTCCGGTGGAGTACTGGATCGTCGATGGCCGGATCAGTCTCGAGCCGCTCGACGGTGCGCAGACCGTGTTCGCCGACGGCTGGATCATCCCCGGCCTGGTCGATGCGCACTGCCATGTCGGGATCGGGCCCGGCGGCCCGGTCGACGCCGCCGAAGCGCTGCGCCAGGCCGAAACCGAGCGTCGCGCCGGGGTGCTGCTGATCCGCGACGCCGGCTCACCGATCGACACCCGGGACTTCGACGACCGTGACGACCTGCCACGCATCATCCGCGCCGGACAGCACCTGGCCCGCACCAAGCGCTACATCCCCGGGCTGGGACTCGACGTCGACGATGAGAGTCGGTTACCGGAAACTGTTGCAGCCCAAGCTCGTCGAGGAGACGGTTGGGTCAAGCTGGTCGGGGACTGGATCGACCGGGGGATCGGAGACCTGGCGCCGCTGTGGTCCGACGAGGTGCTCGCCGCGGCCATCGACGCCGCGCACGCCAACGGCGCTCGGGTCACCGCGCACGTCTTCGGCGAGGACGCGCTGCCCGGCTTGATCAACGCCGGCATCGACTGCATCGAGCACGGCACCGGCATCACCGACGACATCATCACGCTGATGCTGGCCAACGGCACCGCGCTGGTGCCGACGCTGATCAACATCGAGAACTTTCCCGGGATCGCCGATTCGGCGGCCAAGTACCCGACCTACGCCGCGCACATGCGCGCGTTGCACGCCACCTGCCGGTCGCGGATCGGCGCCGTCCGGGAGGCCGGCGTGCCGATCTACGCCGGCACCGACGCCGGCGGCATGATCGCCCACGGCCGGATTGCCGACGAGGTGCACGCGCTGACCGGTGTCGGGCTCAGCGCCACCGACGCGCTCGGTGCGGCCTGCTGGGATGCCCGGCGCTGGTTGGGCGCGCCCGGGCTGGAGCACGGCGCCCCGGCCGACCTGCTGTGCTTCGCCGAGGATCCGCGTACCGGGCCGGACGTGCTGCGCTGCCCCGATCTGGTGATGCTGCGCGGGCGGGTGTACTAGCGCCTTTCCGCCCAGCAGACGCAGAGTCGCACTGTCAGCCAGAGGTTGGCGCGATTCTGCGTCTGCTCGCTGCGGCCGAAGGCCGGGAGCTACAGGCTGCCGACGCCGGACGTCGGCCCCTGCGCAAAGCCCCAGTCCAGCAGCGCGGCGGCCTGATCCCAGTAGGTCGGGCCGCCTTCGTGGATCAGCCCGTACATCATCGCGACCACCAGTCGCCGGCCGTCGCGGGCCGCCGCTCCGACGTAAGTCTTGCGGGCGGCGTCGGTGAAGCCGGTCTTGCCGCCAATCGCGCCCGGGTAGCGGGCCAGCAGCTCGTTCATGTTGACGATCGGGTGCTCGCCGGACTCGGTGGGAAACATCGCCGACGGCTGCGCGGTGATCTGCGCGAACACCGGGTCGGCCATCGCCGCCCGGAAGATCGCCGCCAGGTCGTGCGGGGTGGTCGCACCCGGGCCGCCCGGGCCGTCCAGTCCGGACGGTGTGCTGGCGTGCGTGTCGGTCGCGCCGACCGCGGCGGCCTTGGCGTTCATCTTCGCCACGGCCGCCTCCGGCCCGCCGAGCATGTCCGCGAGCGCGTTGGCGGCGTCATTGCCCGACACCAGCAGTAGGCCTTCGAGCAGCTGACGCGCGGTGTAGCTGTGGCCGGGCTTGATCCCGACGCAATTGCATTCGACCGCGGTGTCGGCCGGATTGGCGACCACGGTGTCGTCGAGGTTCAGCTCATCGAGCGCGACCAGGGCGAGCAGCACCTTGATCGTGCTGGCCGGCGGGGTGGCGG
This is a stretch of genomic DNA from Mycolicibacter terrae. It encodes these proteins:
- a CDS encoding D-alanyl-D-alanine carboxypeptidase family protein, which produces MRKLLAAIAAALTVLATTAVTASADVAQPLGSAPVPAGPAPNWLIADLDSGQVLAEQNGYAATPPASTIKVLLALVALDELNLDDTVVANPADTAVECNCVGIKPGHSYTARQLLEGLLLVSGNDAANALADMLGGPEAAVAKMNAKAAAVGATDTHASTPSGLDGPGGPGATTPHDLAAIFRAAMADPVFAQITAQPSAMFPTESGEHPIVNMNELLARYPGAIGGKTGFTDAARKTYVGAAARDGRRLVVAMMYGLIHEGGPTYWDQAAALLDWGFAQGPTSGVGSL